From Xenopus laevis strain J_2021 chromosome 7L, Xenopus_laevis_v10.1, whole genome shotgun sequence, one genomic window encodes:
- the LOC121395666 gene encoding otogelin-like protein, with protein MRSLFLFVLGLAFHLVSGQDTKKSPTSACGEHKVYKKCGSACHPSCTNYNLTRHCSKDCVEGCFCTDGYVEDVSRNCVTLEMCKSCTGNTTFTSCSFEHPQICGKEKKPQSALEKVKCYIGCICKSGYVQLPADKLTCVLPNDCPSNITIP; from the exons atgagaTCATTGTTTCTCTTTGTGCTTG GTTTGGCATTCCATCTTGTGAGTGGACAAGATACAAAAAAAT CCCCCACTTCTGCCTGTGGAGAACACAAAGTGTACAAAAAATGTGGAAGTGCCTGCCACCCAAGCTGCACCAATTATAACTTGACTCGTCACTGTAGCAAGGACTGTGTGGAGGGCTGCTTCTGCACAGATGGGTATGTGGAAGATGTATCGAGGAACTGTGTCACTTTGGAAATGTGCAAATCCTGTACAGGAAACACGACATTCACTTCCTGCTCGTTTGAGCACCCTCAAATATGTGGCAAAGAGAAGAAGCCGCAGTCTGCACTGGAGAAAGTGAAATGTTATATAGGTTGTATATGTAAGTCTGGTTATGTGCAACTGCCTGCAGACAAACTCACCTGTGTGCTGCCTAATGACTGCCCTTCCAATATAACCATTCCCTga